A window of the Mesorhizobium opportunistum WSM2075 genome harbors these coding sequences:
- a CDS encoding 2OG-Fe(II) oxygenase — translation MNAHAKVAASAVEAAETRVGTYDWPALTAELDGFGCAVLEKLLSREECRQIAGLYPQEQHFRSHIHMARHGFGKGEYRYFRYPLPDLIGGMRSALYPRLAEVANRWNERMGQAMRYPATHAEFLDQCHDADQTRATPLLLQYVPGDFNCLHQDLYGDLAFPLQVAILLSEPGKDFTGGEFALTEQRPRMQSRVEVVPLRQGDAVVFAVHNRPVQGTKGNYRVNLRHGVSRLRSGMRHTVGIIFHDAK, via the coding sequence ATGAACGCCCACGCCAAGGTAGCCGCATCCGCGGTGGAAGCCGCAGAGACACGCGTCGGAACCTACGACTGGCCGGCATTGACCGCCGAGCTCGACGGCTTCGGCTGCGCGGTGCTCGAAAAGCTGCTCTCGCGTGAGGAGTGCCGGCAGATCGCCGGCCTCTATCCCCAGGAGCAGCATTTCCGCAGCCACATCCACATGGCCAGGCACGGTTTCGGCAAGGGCGAATACCGCTATTTCCGCTATCCGTTGCCCGATCTCATCGGCGGAATGCGCAGCGCGCTCTATCCCCGGCTGGCCGAGGTCGCCAACCGCTGGAACGAGCGCATGGGACAAGCGATGCGCTATCCCGCGACGCATGCCGAGTTTCTCGACCAGTGCCATGACGCCGACCAGACGCGGGCGACGCCGCTCTTGCTGCAATATGTGCCCGGCGACTTCAACTGCCTGCACCAGGATCTCTACGGCGACCTCGCCTTCCCGCTGCAGGTTGCGATCCTGCTTTCCGAACCGGGCAAGGATTTCACCGGCGGTGAATTCGCGTTGACCGAGCAGCGGCCGCGTATGCAGAGCCGGGTCGAGGTGGTGCCGCTGCGCCAGGGCGACGCCGTTGTCTTCGCCGTCCACAACCGGCCGGTGCAGGGAACGAAAGGTAATTACCGCGTCAATTTGCGCCACGGCGTCAGCCGTCTGCGCTCAGGCATGCGCCACACCGTCGGCATCATCTTTCATGATGCGAAGTGA
- a CDS encoding winged helix-turn-helix transcriptional regulator, producing the protein MAQHGYKQFCPLSMAAEVLCTRWTMVLMRELVAGSTRFNDLRRGVPKMSPTLLSQRLKELELAGIVERKAVQGEKGIFDYQLTEAGRDLRPVVEAMGFWGQKWVESRLSLKNLDPSLLMWDMRRNLNPSPLPDGRTVIQFLYQELPVSKRSWWLIVEKHGEVDLCWYDPGFEVDLYVSTDLHTMTAIWMGLLTVEKAGAKVALTGDQAIGRKMQTWLGLSPFAVEPKRAA; encoded by the coding sequence ATGGCCCAGCACGGATACAAGCAGTTCTGCCCGCTATCGATGGCCGCCGAGGTGCTGTGCACCCGTTGGACGATGGTGCTGATGCGCGAACTGGTGGCAGGTTCGACCCGCTTCAACGACCTCCGCCGCGGCGTCCCCAAAATGTCGCCGACCCTTTTGTCGCAACGGCTGAAGGAGCTCGAGCTGGCCGGCATCGTCGAGCGCAAGGCGGTCCAGGGCGAGAAGGGGATTTTCGACTATCAACTGACCGAGGCAGGCCGAGATCTGCGCCCCGTCGTCGAGGCGATGGGGTTCTGGGGGCAGAAGTGGGTGGAGTCCCGGCTGTCGCTCAAGAACCTCGATCCGTCGCTGTTGATGTGGGACATGCGGCGCAATCTGAACCCCTCGCCGCTGCCCGATGGGCGCACCGTGATACAATTCCTGTACCAGGAGCTCCCGGTCTCCAAACGGTCGTGGTGGCTGATCGTGGAAAAGCACGGCGAGGTCGACCTGTGCTGGTACGATCCGGGCTTCGAGGTCGACCTCTACGTCTCGACCGACCTGCACACGATGACGGCGATCTGGATGGGTCTGCTCACCGTCGAAAAGGCCGGCGCCAAGGTCGCCCTGACCGGCGACCAGGCCATCGGCAGGAAGATGCAGACCTGGCTCGGCCTCAGCCCGTTCGCGGTGGAGCCCAAGCGTGCGGCGTAG
- a CDS encoding SDR family oxidoreductase: MILVTGATGLNGKAIVREFARQKHAVRALVRDRNRAFAAGLGDLAGVDLVEGDMRRAETLGAALDGVDRVLMISTAGDDMTETQCCFIDACRTAGVGHVVKFSGRESNIGYDATKFRFTRMHEEVERYLEAAGMAWTHLRPSQFMQVYLRDAPTIAAEGAFYLALGDTELSPVDVEDIAKVAFRLLRDGGHAGESLDMTGPEALTMTEIAARISQAIGRPVRYVDISPEQRRRNLLAAGIPAGFADALDEQLAERRRRPKSRVHLVTHEMFGVQPTPFVEFARRHAAAFGGVA; this comes from the coding sequence ATGATCCTGGTGACGGGTGCCACGGGCTTGAACGGAAAAGCGATCGTGCGCGAGTTCGCGCGGCAGAAGCATGCGGTGCGGGCGCTGGTCCGCGATCGGAACCGGGCATTTGCTGCAGGACTGGGCGATCTGGCCGGCGTCGACCTGGTCGAGGGCGACATGCGCCGGGCGGAAACGCTTGGCGCTGCGCTCGACGGCGTCGATCGCGTGCTGATGATTTCGACCGCGGGCGACGACATGACCGAGACGCAGTGTTGTTTCATCGATGCCTGCAGAACGGCCGGCGTCGGGCATGTGGTGAAGTTCTCCGGCAGGGAGTCCAACATCGGCTACGACGCGACGAAGTTCCGGTTCACGCGCATGCATGAGGAGGTCGAGCGCTATCTGGAAGCGGCCGGCATGGCGTGGACGCATCTGCGCCCCAGTCAGTTCATGCAGGTCTATCTGCGCGACGCGCCGACCATCGCCGCCGAGGGCGCCTTCTATCTCGCGCTCGGCGACACCGAGCTGTCGCCGGTCGATGTCGAGGACATCGCCAAAGTGGCCTTCCGGCTGCTGCGCGATGGCGGCCATGCAGGCGAGAGCCTCGACATGACCGGCCCCGAGGCGCTGACGATGACCGAGATCGCCGCGCGAATATCGCAGGCGATCGGCAGGCCAGTCCGCTATGTCGACATCAGTCCGGAACAGCGGCGGCGCAACCTGCTGGCCGCCGGCATTCCGGCCGGTTTCGCCGATGCGCTGGACGAGCAACTGGCTGAGCGGCGGCGGCGGCCGAAATCGCGGGTGCATCTGGTGACGCATGAAATGTTCGGCGTCCAGCCGACGCCGTTCGTCGAGTTCGCCCGGCGCCATGCGGCGGCGTTTGGCGGCGTGGCCTGA
- a CDS encoding methylated-DNA--[protein]-cysteine S-methyltransferase, giving the protein MNLMQIINPATASNAAAALDTITYAIGQSAIGNILAARSRIGVCAILIGSSAETLEQDIANRFPGKILIEDEPGLSDDLAAIARFVETPSAGLDLPLDVSHGTPFQQRVWDVLRTIPRGATITYTALAQRLGQSNGARAVATACAANAIALGIPCHRVVRADGTLAGYRWGIERKHALLDREARI; this is encoded by the coding sequence ATGAACCTTATGCAAATCATCAACCCGGCGACAGCCTCCAACGCAGCCGCAGCCCTCGACACAATAACCTACGCCATCGGCCAATCCGCGATCGGCAACATCCTGGCGGCGCGCAGCCGGATCGGCGTCTGCGCCATTCTGATCGGCTCTAGTGCCGAAACATTGGAGCAGGATATCGCCAACCGCTTCCCTGGCAAGATTCTGATTGAAGACGAGCCCGGACTGAGCGACGACCTTGCCGCGATCGCGCGCTTCGTCGAAACGCCCTCCGCCGGCCTCGACCTGCCGCTCGACGTCAGCCACGGCACGCCGTTCCAGCAGCGTGTATGGGACGTGCTGCGCACCATCCCCCGCGGCGCCACCATCACCTACACCGCGCTTGCCCAACGCCTTGGCCAGTCCAACGGCGCCCGCGCCGTGGCAACGGCCTGTGCGGCCAACGCCATCGCGCTCGGCATTCCCTGCCACCGCGTTGTCCGTGCCGACGGCACGTTGGCGGGCTACCGCTGGGGCATCGAGCGCAAGCATGCCTTGCTCGACAGGGAGGCCCGGATATGA
- a CDS encoding ester cyclase → MTKQEDNKAVVVRWFTDFWGETCDLSVVDAVAAPDMLLKYSLHEPRRGRDDIKAFMTDFRTAFPDLNFWATADLIAEGDYVVGQWEGGGTHTGPAFGDFLAGSLPAATGRTMRFTGTTVLKVIDGRIVEEIGLDDGVTALTQLGLMKAA, encoded by the coding sequence ATGACCAAGCAAGAAGACAACAAGGCCGTCGTCGTCAGATGGTTCACCGACTTCTGGGGTGAGACCTGCGACCTGTCGGTGGTCGACGCGGTTGCGGCGCCTGACATGCTGCTGAAATATTCGCTGCATGAGCCGCGCCGCGGCCGCGACGATATCAAGGCTTTCATGACCGATTTCCGAACCGCATTCCCGGATCTCAATTTCTGGGCCACAGCCGACCTCATTGCCGAGGGCGACTATGTCGTCGGCCAGTGGGAAGGTGGCGGCACGCATACCGGCCCGGCCTTCGGTGATTTCCTGGCCGGCTCACTGCCCGCCGCCACCGGCCGCACGATGCGCTTCACCGGCACCACGGTGCTCAAGGTGATCGACGGCAGGATCGTCGAGGAGATCGGTCTCGACGACGGCGTTACCGCCCTCACCCAACTCGGCCTGATGAAAGCCGCTTGA
- a CDS encoding helix-turn-helix domain-containing protein has protein sequence MENIRPIRTEADYDWAIAEISRYFENGPEVGSPDGDRFDALACLIEAYEDKYYPIESPDPIDGSHPIGFKGSM, from the coding sequence ATGGAAAACATTCGACCCATTAGGACCGAAGCTGACTACGATTGGGCGATCGCCGAAATCAGCAGATATTTCGAGAATGGGCCGGAGGTCGGCTCTCCTGACGGCGACCGCTTCGATGCTCTTGCGTGCCTGATCGAGGCTTATGAAGACAAGTACTACCCGATTGAATCACCCGATCCCATTGACGGGTCGCATCCAATCGGATTCAAAGGTTCCATGTAA
- a CDS encoding dihydrofolate reductase family protein, with protein MRRLIVSSFVSLDGVIEGPMGWASPFFDEQNQAHALQALSGVEFFLLGRVTYEMFSARWPDLKGPYMDRINGLKKLVASKTLKTVGWNATLLEGDVAQALAALKRQPGGDILKYGVSQLDKTLVSAGLVDEYHLSIVPTRVGHGKRAFDDVGSIDLDLVGTHRFDNGVVTLTYVPR; from the coding sequence ATGCGCCGGCTGATCGTGTCCAGCTTCGTCTCGCTGGACGGTGTCATCGAAGGGCCGATGGGGTGGGCCTCGCCCTTCTTCGACGAGCAGAACCAGGCGCATGCCTTGCAGGCGTTGTCCGGCGTCGAGTTCTTCCTGCTCGGCCGCGTCACCTACGAGATGTTTTCGGCGCGCTGGCCCGATCTCAAGGGTCCATATATGGACCGCATCAACGGCTTGAAGAAGCTGGTCGCGTCGAAGACGCTCAAGACGGTGGGATGGAATGCCACGCTGCTTGAGGGCGACGTCGCGCAGGCGCTCGCCGCGCTCAAGCGGCAACCGGGCGGCGACATCCTGAAATATGGGGTGTCGCAGCTCGACAAAACGCTGGTCTCCGCCGGGCTGGTCGATGAGTATCATCTGTCGATCGTGCCGACCCGCGTCGGGCACGGCAAGCGCGCCTTCGACGATGTCGGTTCCATCGACCTCGATCTCGTCGGTACGCACCGTTTCGACAATGGCGTGGTGACCCTGACCTATGTGCCGCGATGA
- the ada gene encoding bifunctional DNA-binding transcriptional regulator/O6-methylguanine-DNA methyltransferase Ada: MFITLTKDLKSVPLPVADDPRWARIVARDKSADGEFWYSVATTGVYCRPSCPSRQANPKNVQLHDTLDQARATGFRPCRRCNPDGPSLEAGNAAMVADACRRIEHSEEEPSLAELAGAAGRSAGYFHRVFKAITGLTPKDYATARRAARVRQGLEDGASVTAAIYDAGFNSSGRFYEKSTGMLGMTPTRYRAGGANEDIRFAVGEASLGSILVASSQKGVASILLGDDPDALVHDLQDRFPKARLIGGDRDYEALVARVVGFVEAPALGLDLPLDVRGTAFQQRVWQALQEIPVGKTVSYAEMARRIGTPNATRAVAAACAANAHAVAIPCHRVIRKDGALSGYAWGAERKRALLDREAGGSNASDSAYRSARS; encoded by the coding sequence ATGTTCATCACCCTGACCAAAGATCTGAAATCCGTCCCGCTGCCGGTCGCCGACGATCCGCGCTGGGCGCGTATCGTCGCGCGCGACAAATCGGCGGACGGCGAATTCTGGTATTCGGTGGCGACGACCGGCGTCTACTGCCGCCCCTCCTGCCCGTCGCGGCAGGCCAACCCGAAAAACGTGCAGTTGCACGACACGCTGGATCAGGCCAGGGCGACCGGCTTTCGCCCCTGCCGGCGCTGCAATCCGGATGGTCCCTCGCTTGAAGCCGGCAACGCCGCGATGGTCGCCGATGCCTGCCGCAGGATAGAGCATAGCGAGGAGGAACCCTCGCTCGCCGAACTGGCTGGTGCAGCCGGCCGCAGCGCCGGCTATTTCCATCGTGTCTTCAAGGCCATCACCGGGTTGACCCCGAAGGACTACGCCACCGCACGCCGGGCCGCCCGGGTCCGCCAGGGCCTCGAAGACGGTGCCAGCGTGACGGCCGCGATCTATGACGCCGGCTTCAATTCGAGCGGGCGTTTCTACGAAAAATCGACCGGCATGCTCGGCATGACGCCGACCCGCTACCGTGCCGGCGGCGCCAACGAGGACATCCGCTTCGCCGTCGGCGAGGCCTCGCTCGGCAGCATTCTGGTCGCGTCGAGCCAGAAGGGCGTCGCCTCGATCCTGCTCGGCGACGATCCCGACGCGCTGGTGCACGACCTGCAAGACCGTTTTCCCAAGGCGCGGCTGATCGGCGGCGACCGCGATTACGAGGCGCTGGTCGCCCGCGTCGTCGGTTTCGTCGAGGCGCCGGCGCTCGGCCTCGACCTGCCGCTCGACGTGCGCGGCACGGCGTTCCAGCAGCGCGTCTGGCAGGCATTGCAGGAGATCCCTGTCGGCAAGACGGTGTCCTATGCCGAGATGGCGCGGCGCATCGGTACGCCGAACGCCACGCGCGCCGTCGCCGCCGCCTGCGCGGCCAACGCGCATGCGGTGGCCATCCCCTGCCACCGCGTGATCCGCAAGGACGGCGCGCTGTCCGGCTATGCCTGGGGCGCCGAGCGCAAGCGCGCGCTGCTCGACCGCGAGGCGGGTGGATCGAATGCATCCGACAGCGCTTACCGATCTGCACGGAGCTGA
- a CDS encoding sigma-70 family RNA polymerase sigma factor, with product MRPRLDPEGLFDLRYKAFLETVSHLRVRLHRYCARMTGSALDGEDVMQEALFEAYRKIELLDDTLALRPWLFRIAHNRCIDFIRGRRTRMLAEAGYAGDDIVLPVEPAGRGAGRAIERLVMHLPPKERACVLLKDVFDHSLEEIAELVGSTTGGVKSALNRGRAKLAALPAQPVAAPAHDPDLARLLGRYVELFNARDWDGVRALTSADARLRVSDCYNGLLAASPYFVEYERAELPWRMRQGAIGAEIVLVVDRLYGDVWRPAHLVRIHAAGGVIDRIADYYACPWILEMVSADADPRHHFAS from the coding sequence ATGAGGCCCAGGCTGGATCCCGAAGGCCTGTTCGACCTGCGCTACAAGGCGTTCCTGGAGACGGTCTCGCATCTGCGGGTCCGGCTGCATCGTTATTGCGCCCGCATGACCGGCTCGGCGCTCGACGGCGAGGACGTCATGCAAGAGGCTCTGTTCGAGGCCTATCGCAAGATCGAGTTGCTCGACGACACGCTGGCGTTGCGGCCCTGGCTGTTCCGCATCGCCCATAACAGGTGCATCGATTTCATCAGGGGCCGCCGCACGCGAATGCTGGCCGAGGCCGGCTACGCCGGCGACGATATCGTGCTGCCGGTCGAGCCTGCCGGGCGGGGTGCCGGCCGCGCTATCGAGCGGCTGGTGATGCACCTGCCGCCGAAGGAGCGCGCCTGCGTGCTGCTCAAGGATGTCTTCGATCATTCGCTGGAGGAGATCGCCGAGCTCGTCGGCTCGACGACAGGCGGCGTCAAGTCGGCGCTCAACCGCGGCCGCGCCAAGCTCGCCGCCTTGCCGGCGCAACCGGTCGCGGCGCCCGCACATGATCCCGACCTGGCGCGGCTGCTCGGCCGCTATGTCGAACTCTTTAATGCCAGGGACTGGGACGGGGTGCGGGCGCTGACCAGCGCCGATGCGCGCCTGCGGGTCTCGGATTGCTACAACGGCCTGCTCGCCGCCTCGCCCTATTTCGTCGAGTATGAGCGCGCGGAACTTCCCTGGCGCATGCGGCAGGGTGCGATCGGCGCCGAGATCGTGCTGGTCGTCGACAGGCTGTATGGCGATGTCTGGCGGCCTGCCCATCTGGTGCGGATCCATGCCGCCGGCGGAGTGATCGACCGCATCGCCGATTACTATGCGTGTCCCTGGATCCTGGAGATGGTGTCGGCTGATGCGGACCCGCGCCATCACTTCGCATCATGA
- a CDS encoding alpha/beta hydrolase, producing the protein MASTESEANRNHYAAFVANAGKLTSPQAIIDFNDTHWTALTGEPGGVDYIEVDAGGVPALWIVPKGADAERALFYAHGGGFVGGSIYTHRKLVGHLAKAIGCRALVYDYPLAHQAKHPGQLEAAMTAWNWLADQGFDPGRIVIAGDSCGAVLSYGVLQRLRAQGRPLPVATLIISGWFDMALTAASYETNRDKDPAFAKAGVDWLVANFIGDADRRDPEVSPLYADLSGFPPVYLQAGADETLVDESRMFAERAGQASVETRLDVFDDMLHSFQMMAGRAPEADDAIARLAAWVRPKLGLPDAVDVAAGAKAA; encoded by the coding sequence ATGGCGAGCACTGAGAGTGAGGCAAACAGGAACCATTACGCGGCGTTCGTCGCCAATGCCGGCAAGCTGACCAGCCCGCAGGCGATCATCGACTTCAACGACACTCACTGGACGGCGCTGACCGGCGAACCGGGCGGCGTCGACTATATCGAGGTGGATGCCGGCGGCGTGCCGGCGCTATGGATCGTGCCGAAGGGCGCCGACGCGGAGCGGGCGCTGTTTTACGCGCATGGCGGCGGCTTCGTCGGCGGCTCGATCTACACGCACCGCAAGCTGGTCGGCCATCTCGCCAAGGCGATCGGTTGCCGAGCGCTGGTCTATGACTATCCACTGGCGCACCAGGCAAAGCATCCGGGCCAGCTCGAAGCGGCGATGACCGCCTGGAACTGGCTTGCCGACCAGGGCTTCGACCCGGGCCGGATCGTGATCGCCGGCGATTCCTGCGGCGCTGTGCTGAGCTATGGCGTCCTGCAGCGGCTGCGTGCGCAGGGGAGGCCGCTGCCCGTCGCCACCCTGATCATCTCCGGCTGGTTCGACATGGCGCTGACCGCCGCCAGCTACGAGACCAACCGCGACAAGGACCCCGCCTTCGCCAAGGCCGGCGTCGACTGGCTGGTGGCCAATTTCATCGGCGATGCCGACCGGCGCGATCCCGAGGTCAGCCCGCTCTATGCCGATCTCTCCGGCTTTCCGCCTGTCTACCTCCAGGCCGGCGCCGACGAGACGCTGGTCGACGAAAGCCGGATGTTCGCCGAACGCGCCGGCCAAGCCAGCGTCGAGACGCGGCTCGATGTCTTTGACGACATGCTGCACTCCTTCCAGATGATGGCGGGCCGAGCGCCCGAAGCCGATGACGCGATCGCCCGCCTCGCCGCCTGGGTGCGGCCGAAGCTTGGGCTGCCGGATGCCGTTGATGTTGCCGCCGGCGCGAAGGCGGCCTGA
- a CDS encoding EAL domain-containing protein: protein MARQDKKSRDKTFWAKALERAHLGVWDWDIRTGDCFYSATWAHMLGYDEDELAATSDLWLQLTHPDDREHALASGDRHIAGLTDAIETELRLKHKLGHWVWVLDRGGIVERDTSGKPTRLMGVQTDISKQKAAEAELEQVNVRFRLALAASGTGIWHYDIATNKSYWDARTRDIFGLVADTDEVTADLWHSYLHPDDKEATERAHLPPPGSDGVTASQYRIIRRDGEIRHVESLVRFVAAAGAAGQILGTVRDITEEKLRQQELAYAARHDALTGLCNRAAFDRLLADHIAAGVPLAVFYVDLDYFKALNDFAGHAAGDLALKSVSAGIRGCLPQAAHAARLGGDEFALLVPHCNASQAERIATAVLGAVREADLGTAASSRKLAASIGIAFIDDASTTVADALACADDACYAAKAAGRNRFAVFSTMVESGSGGLNAARVAADTVDAMEEGRLKLFGQEIHLLGKPWQESRHVEVLARLAGRNGRLVPPGEFIPVAERFGIASRLDRWIIRTALSRHGAALRSGSLTLGFNLSAQTLSDPQLWAFVDSVIDETGVPHSGIGFEITETAAVTNFDAAEQFVRKARERRCRVSLDDFGAGMSSFEYLRRFPVDTIKIDGSFIEHITESRFDREIVLAITSIARSLGCDVVGEKIERQDTLAMLGDMGVAFGQGFLLHRPEPLEQIVARASEVPARKAS from the coding sequence ATGGCGCGTCAGGACAAAAAAAGTCGCGATAAAACGTTCTGGGCGAAAGCGCTGGAACGCGCCCATCTTGGCGTCTGGGACTGGGATATTCGGACCGGCGACTGCTTCTACTCGGCGACCTGGGCGCATATGCTGGGCTATGACGAGGATGAGCTTGCCGCCACCAGCGACCTGTGGCTGCAACTCACCCATCCCGACGACCGCGAGCATGCGTTGGCCAGCGGCGACCGCCATATTGCCGGATTGACCGATGCCATCGAGACCGAACTCAGGCTCAAGCACAAGCTGGGCCATTGGGTGTGGGTGCTGGATCGCGGCGGCATCGTCGAGCGCGACACGTCCGGAAAGCCCACCAGGCTGATGGGCGTGCAAACCGACATTTCCAAGCAGAAGGCCGCCGAGGCCGAGCTTGAACAGGTCAATGTGCGCTTCCGCCTGGCGCTCGCCGCCAGCGGCACCGGCATCTGGCACTACGACATCGCCACCAACAAGAGCTATTGGGATGCTCGCACCAGGGACATATTCGGCTTGGTCGCCGACACCGATGAGGTGACAGCCGACCTCTGGCACAGCTATCTGCACCCCGACGACAAGGAAGCCACCGAGCGGGCGCATCTGCCGCCACCCGGCTCTGACGGCGTCACGGCCTCGCAATACCGCATCATCAGGCGTGACGGCGAGATCCGCCATGTCGAGTCGCTGGTGCGCTTCGTCGCCGCGGCGGGCGCTGCCGGCCAGATCCTCGGCACGGTGCGCGACATCACCGAGGAAAAGCTGCGCCAGCAGGAGCTTGCCTACGCGGCCCGCCACGACGCGCTGACCGGCCTGTGCAACCGCGCCGCCTTCGACAGGCTGCTCGCCGACCACATCGCCGCGGGTGTGCCGCTGGCGGTGTTCTATGTCGATCTCGACTACTTCAAGGCGCTCAACGACTTTGCCGGCCACGCCGCCGGCGACCTGGCGCTGAAGAGCGTTTCCGCCGGCATCCGTGGCTGCCTGCCGCAGGCGGCGCACGCGGCGCGGCTGGGTGGTGACGAATTCGCGCTGCTGGTGCCGCATTGCAATGCCTCGCAGGCCGAGCGGATCGCCACTGCCGTGCTCGGCGCGGTGCGCGAGGCCGATCTCGGCACGGCCGCGTCGTCACGCAAACTGGCGGCCTCGATCGGCATCGCCTTCATCGACGACGCCAGCACCACGGTGGCCGATGCGCTGGCTTGCGCCGACGACGCCTGCTACGCGGCCAAGGCTGCCGGGCGCAATCGTTTCGCGGTGTTCTCCACGATGGTCGAATCGGGGTCGGGCGGGCTCAATGCCGCGCGCGTCGCCGCCGATACGGTCGACGCCATGGAAGAGGGACGGCTGAAACTGTTCGGCCAGGAGATCCACCTGCTCGGCAAGCCCTGGCAGGAAAGCCGTCATGTCGAAGTGCTGGCGAGGCTCGCCGGGCGCAACGGCCGGCTGGTGCCGCCGGGCGAATTCATTCCGGTGGCCGAGCGGTTCGGCATCGCTTCAAGGCTCGACCGCTGGATCATCCGCACCGCGCTGTCGCGGCACGGCGCCGCCTTGCGCTCGGGCTCGCTGACGCTCGGCTTCAACCTGTCGGCACAGACGCTGAGCGATCCGCAACTGTGGGCGTTCGTCGACAGCGTCATCGACGAGACCGGAGTGCCGCATTCGGGCATCGGTTTCGAGATCACCGAGACCGCAGCCGTCACCAATTTCGACGCCGCCGAACAGTTCGTGCGCAAGGCGCGCGAGCGGCGCTGCCGGGTCAGCCTCGACGATTTCGGCGCCGGCATGAGTTCGTTCGAATATCTCAGGCGTTTCCCCGTCGACACGATCAAGATCGACGGTTCCTTCATCGAACACATCACGGAAAGCCGCTTCGACCGCGAGATCGTACTGGCCATCACCAGCATTGCCCGCAGCCTCGGCTGCGACGTGGTGGGCGAGAAAATCGAGCGCCAGGACACGCTGGCCATGCTCGGCGACATGGGCGTCGCCTTCGGCCAAGGCTTCCTGCTGCACCGGCCGGAGCCGCTGGAGCAGATCGTCGCACGTGCGAGCGAGGTGCCGGCCCGCAAGGCATCGTGA
- a CDS encoding DUF1330 domain-containing protein yields MTAYLIADIKMKDPKWVPDYAASVHDLVHKHGGKYLSRSGNVKTLEGKPLDTTLIALMAFPSEAAARAFTNDPAYAPFVSARQGGSDSRFQLIDDTDLAGTIPYLPKG; encoded by the coding sequence ATGACTGCTTACCTTATCGCGGACATCAAGATGAAGGACCCGAAATGGGTGCCGGACTATGCCGCCTCGGTGCACGACCTCGTCCACAAGCATGGCGGCAAATATCTGTCGCGCAGCGGCAATGTGAAGACACTCGAGGGCAAGCCGCTCGACACCACGCTGATCGCCCTGATGGCATTCCCGTCGGAAGCCGCGGCGCGCGCCTTCACCAACGATCCGGCCTACGCGCCTTTCGTCTCGGCGCGTCAGGGCGGCAGCGACAGCCGTTTCCAGCTCATCGACGACACCGATCTCGCCGGAACGATACCGTATCTGCCGAAGGGATGA